In one Ornithinimicrobium pratense genomic region, the following are encoded:
- a CDS encoding acyl-CoA mutase large subunit family protein: MSWEDPQLRVDYAPEGAERPGQYPYSRGVSAEPKVWIMGQYAGFGTAKESNVRFRALLEAGVTGFSVAMDLPSQMGIDSDDPRAAGEVGRVGVAIDSLADIEVLMDGIPLEELSQVRTTANSIGYLWAALFVALAEKRGVHPDQFGMFIQNDVLKEFIARGTQIFPPEASLRLSVDTIEYVSREAPSWVPLAMSGYHIRESGASATQEIAFTFANARAYLDECVRRGVDVDQVAPTLFTFLAITTDVLPEVAKFRAARRVWARLMRERYGARDPRSEQLRIFAFTAGSTLTAQQPLNNVVRTSVEATVAALAGVQTLHVSAYDEALGVPTEHAATLALRTQQVVAFETGLTTTLDPLAGAYAVETLTDELEASIWSLMEDIEERGGALEAIGSGRFARDLAEAAYRHSQQVETGERTVVGVNKFPAPTEPLEVFTIDPGTEQAQAESVRRLRHTRDQTAVDSALAQLAQDVREGRSVMPATIEAVKAYATLGEVVEVLRDELGTWRPSAEF; this comes from the coding sequence GTGAGCTGGGAGGACCCGCAGCTGCGGGTCGACTACGCGCCGGAGGGTGCCGAGCGCCCGGGCCAGTACCCCTACTCCCGCGGGGTCAGCGCTGAGCCCAAGGTCTGGATCATGGGCCAGTACGCCGGCTTCGGGACCGCCAAGGAGTCCAACGTCCGCTTCCGCGCCCTGCTCGAGGCGGGGGTCACCGGTTTCTCGGTGGCGATGGACCTGCCCAGCCAGATGGGCATCGACTCCGATGACCCGCGCGCCGCGGGCGAGGTCGGCCGGGTCGGGGTGGCGATCGACTCACTGGCCGACATCGAGGTGCTGATGGACGGCATACCCCTGGAGGAGCTGTCCCAGGTCCGCACCACCGCGAACTCGATCGGCTACCTGTGGGCCGCGCTCTTCGTCGCGCTGGCCGAGAAGCGGGGCGTGCACCCGGACCAGTTCGGGATGTTCATCCAGAACGACGTGCTCAAGGAGTTCATCGCCCGCGGCACCCAGATCTTCCCGCCGGAGGCCTCGCTGCGGTTGTCCGTCGACACCATCGAGTACGTCAGCCGGGAGGCGCCGAGCTGGGTCCCGCTGGCGATGAGCGGCTACCACATCCGCGAGTCCGGGGCCTCGGCCACGCAGGAGATCGCCTTCACCTTCGCCAATGCGCGCGCCTACCTCGATGAGTGCGTGCGGCGCGGGGTCGACGTCGACCAGGTGGCCCCGACGCTGTTCACCTTCCTGGCGATCACCACCGATGTGCTGCCCGAGGTCGCCAAGTTCCGTGCCGCCCGCCGGGTGTGGGCTCGGCTGATGCGGGAGAGGTATGGCGCGCGGGACCCGCGCTCGGAGCAGCTGCGGATCTTCGCCTTCACCGCGGGCTCGACGCTCACCGCGCAGCAGCCGCTCAACAACGTCGTCCGTACCTCCGTGGAGGCCACCGTCGCGGCGCTGGCCGGCGTGCAGACCCTGCACGTCTCGGCCTACGACGAGGCGCTCGGGGTGCCGACCGAGCACGCCGCGACGCTCGCGCTGCGCACCCAGCAGGTGGTCGCCTTCGAGACCGGGCTCACCACCACCCTCGATCCGCTCGCCGGCGCGTATGCCGTGGAGACGCTCACCGACGAGCTCGAGGCCTCGATCTGGTCGCTGATGGAGGACATCGAGGAGCGCGGCGGGGCGCTGGAGGCGATCGGCTCGGGCCGGTTCGCGCGAGACCTGGCGGAGGCGGCCTACCGGCACTCCCAGCAGGTGGAGACGGGGGAGCGGACCGTGGTCGGGGTGAACAAGTTCCCCGCGCCGACCGAGCCGCTGGAGGTCTTCACCATCGACCCCGGCACCGAGCAGGCCCAGGCCGAGTCGGTGCGACGCCTGCGGCACACCCGCGACCAGACGGCCGTGGACTCGGCGCTGGCCCAGCTGGCGCAGGACGTCCGCGAGGGTCGCTCGGTGATGCCGGCCACGATCGAGGCGGTCAAGGCCTACGCCACCCTCGGCGAGGTCGTCGAGGTCCTCCGCGACGAGCTGGGTACCTGGCGCCCCTCCGCCGAGTTCTGA
- a CDS encoding AMP-binding protein, producing MDVGTMLTRAGRRFGDRVAVEGSTAADRRSFAELADRVTRIASGLRALGLEPGDRVLDLQSNSTAYLETDLAIRAAGLVRVALNYRLHPSDWQRIATDCTARGLIYHERFADDIAPVREQVPHVVVVGEGPETDLEALATGATAGPLSVRDPGDLCGLHYSSGTTGHPKGAQRTHRNWFASVVNMTHDVLDGPPGPDDCYVHAGPVTHTSGLFVLPFFVAGARQIVLPTWDPQTFLEAVGERGATHTALVPTMVARLLSHGTTREDLAGLKMLGYAGAPMPPEQMRRAHERLTPHLVQYYGLVEAIPPVTVLDATDHARGLADQPELLTSAGRPALGVELAVVDEDGRPVPDGEVGEVITRGDHVMAGYYNAEQRTDLSKAVVDGWLHTGDLGRLSGDGHLWLIDRKGDMIISGGYNIYPREVEEVIAEVPEVGEVAVVGVADADWGQRVVALVTARAGAEVDPERVREHCATRMASYKKPKEVRVVSEFPLNSTGKIAKKVLRADLEQEQEQEGMP from the coding sequence ATGGACGTCGGCACGATGCTCACCCGCGCCGGTCGCCGGTTCGGCGACCGCGTGGCGGTCGAGGGGTCGACCGCTGCCGACCGCCGCAGCTTTGCCGAGCTGGCCGACCGGGTCACCCGCATCGCGAGCGGCCTGAGGGCGCTCGGCCTGGAGCCTGGTGATCGGGTGCTGGACCTGCAGAGCAACAGCACGGCATACCTGGAGACGGACCTGGCGATCCGCGCGGCCGGGCTGGTCCGGGTGGCGCTCAACTACCGCCTGCACCCCTCGGACTGGCAGCGGATCGCGACCGACTGCACCGCCCGCGGCCTGATCTACCACGAGCGGTTCGCCGACGACATCGCCCCGGTCCGTGAGCAGGTGCCGCACGTCGTGGTCGTCGGCGAGGGACCCGAGACCGACCTGGAGGCCTTAGCGACGGGGGCCACCGCCGGTCCGCTGTCGGTGCGCGACCCGGGGGACCTGTGCGGCCTGCACTACTCCTCCGGCACGACCGGCCATCCCAAGGGCGCCCAGCGCACGCACCGCAACTGGTTCGCGTCCGTGGTGAACATGACCCACGACGTGCTCGACGGCCCGCCCGGTCCGGACGACTGCTACGTGCACGCCGGGCCGGTCACCCATACCTCCGGCCTGTTCGTGCTGCCCTTCTTCGTCGCCGGTGCCCGGCAGATCGTGCTGCCGACCTGGGACCCGCAGACCTTCCTGGAGGCGGTCGGGGAGCGGGGCGCGACCCACACCGCGCTCGTGCCCACCATGGTCGCGCGGCTGCTCTCCCACGGCACGACCCGCGAGGACCTGGCCGGGCTGAAGATGCTCGGTTACGCGGGTGCCCCGATGCCGCCGGAGCAGATGCGCCGCGCGCACGAGCGGCTCACGCCGCACCTGGTGCAGTACTACGGGCTCGTCGAGGCGATCCCCCCGGTGACTGTGCTCGACGCCACCGACCACGCCCGCGGCCTGGCCGACCAGCCCGAGCTGCTCACCAGCGCCGGGCGCCCGGCCCTCGGGGTCGAGCTCGCGGTCGTGGACGAGGACGGCCGGCCCGTCCCCGACGGGGAGGTCGGTGAGGTGATCACCCGCGGCGACCACGTCATGGCCGGCTACTACAACGCCGAGCAGCGGACCGACCTGTCCAAGGCGGTCGTCGACGGGTGGCTGCACACCGGTGACCTCGGCCGCCTCTCCGGGGACGGTCATCTGTGGCTCATCGACCGTAAGGGCGACATGATCATCTCCGGCGGCTACAACATCTACCCGCGCGAGGTCGAGGAGGTCATCGCCGAGGTGCCCGAGGTCGGCGAGGTCGCGGTGGTGGGGGTCGCCGACGCCGACTGGGGGCAGCGAGTCGTCGCGCTCGTTACCGCGCGGGCCGGCGCGGAAGTCGATCCTGAGCGGGTGCGCGAGCACTGCGCCACGCGGATGGCGTCCTACAAGAAGCCCAAGGAGGTGCGGGTGGTGAGCGAGTTCCCCCTCAACTCCACCGGCAAGATCGCCAAGAAGGTGCTGCGCGCCGACCTGGAACAAGAGCAGGAGCAGGAGGGTATGCCGTGA